In Hevea brasiliensis isolate MT/VB/25A 57/8 chromosome 13, ASM3005281v1, whole genome shotgun sequence, a single genomic region encodes these proteins:
- the LOC110641554 gene encoding uncharacterized protein LOC110641554 — protein sequence MALANRPKKETPSFVCKKPKNMLLPGTSLASVESLSVPLVQEVVLSADIRCAECQMRIAEIMSRMAETESVSVNVLEKKVTLICRYPGVKVPTRQVAAVYRNPFNKIAMFKRIFRATSS from the exons ATGGCTCTTGCTAATCGGCCTAAGAAGGAGACGCCCAGTTTTGTATGCAAGAAGCCGAAGAATATGCTACTTCCTGGAACTAGCCTTGCCTCTGTTGAATCCTTATCTGTCCCTCTT GTCCAGGAAGTTGTTCTCTCAGCAGATATTCGATGTGCTGAATGTCAAATGAGAATAGCTGAAATAATGTCAAGAATGGCTG AGACTGAATCTGTGTCAGTTAATGTGTTGGAGAAGAAGGTAACTCTTATTTGTAGATATCCTGGTGTTAAAGTACCCACAAGGCAAGTTGCTGCTGTGTACAGGAATCCTTTCAACAAAATTGCCATGTTCAAGCGCATTTTTCGCGCCACCAGCAGTTGA